A stretch of DNA from Candidatus Poribacteria bacterium:
TCAGTCCGCACAATGCTAAGGATATGTTGGCGAACCGACGCGCTGTGTCGTGCAAAAAGCGTTTCAAAGGCAGCGGCATCGCGCTTCACAATCTGGCGAATGAGGGTTTGGTCTGATTGCTCCATCATAAAAGGGTTTCACTGTAAATGACACCGCAGGGGGAACAAAAGTTCACTGTCTGAATCAGAATACTCAAGAGGATAGAATTTTCAGGATCAGGTTAAAGAAAGCGCAAAGGCGCGACAGTACAAAGTTGCAAAGAAAATAAAAAACTTTGCGTCTTGGTGTCGTAGTGTCCCGGCGTTAGATTTTTCATCGAATCCTAATTAGATTTTCGGATTTTGGGTGGCATGAATGAATACAAATGTGATAAGATGCACCTGCTACACATCACACAATATGTTAGGTCAGGAATATGTCGAAAATAAGAATTGGTATCATCGGATCTGGCGGCACCGGAACGCGCCATGCAGACAAATTCTCGGAAATGAAAGCTGTCGAGGTTGTCGCAATCGCTTCGAGAAACGCTGAAACAGGCAACGCACTTGCTGAAAAACATGGCGCGGAGTTTATTCTGGATTGGCACGCGCTCGTCGAGCGTGACAATCTGGATGGCATCGTTATTTGCACCCATAACGACACCCACGCCGAAATCGCGCTCGCGGCACTCCGTTGCGATAAACATATCTTTATGGAATATCCGTTGGCACGGTCAATTGATGCGGGTGAAGCTGTAGTCGAAACCGCACAAAGCAATCAGCGGGTTCTGCGGATTAACCACTCCGAAACCGTGTCCAATTCGCATCGAGCGATTAAACAGAAAGTAGAAGGGCTCGGAGATCTGTTGTTGACAACTTTTTTGCGCCTTACACCGGGGCGCGGCGTCCGTCCGGAGATTTTGTTCAATCTGCCCATTTCTGGCCCGCCAGCGCATTTTTTCGTCTATCACATCTACCCGATCATCGATCTCTTCGGAGGTGTTAGGTCGGTCGAGGGAGCAGCAGTTTACGAAGGCTTAACAGATCAGGGAAATTATAACCGATTTGTCAACACCGTCAACATTGAGTTCAAAAACGGCGGGGTGGGGAGTTGGGTCTGGGCTGGAGGAGTTGAGGTCGAGGAATCCGAGCAGCACGCCCGGTATGTGCTGACCGGTGGTACAATCAGCGATAGTGGCGGCAGGTGGCATTGCTCAACGGGAGCAGGAGTGGAGGAAATTTCGCCGGTTGATGCCCCAAGCGTTTCACTTCAGGAACGGTGGATACAGGAAATCGAGAATCAGGAG
This window harbors:
- a CDS encoding Gfo/Idh/MocA family oxidoreductase codes for the protein MSKIRIGIIGSGGTGTRHADKFSEMKAVEVVAIASRNAETGNALAEKHGAEFILDWHALVERDNLDGIVICTHNDTHAEIALAALRCDKHIFMEYPLARSIDAGEAVVETAQSNQRVLRINHSETVSNSHRAIKQKVEGLGDLLLTTFLRLTPGRGVRPEILFNLPISGPPAHFFVYHIYPIIDLFGGVRSVEGAAVYEGLTDQGNYNRFVNTVNIEFKNGGVGSWVWAGGVEVEESEQHARYVLTGGTISDSGGRWHCSTGAGVEEISPVDAPSVSLQERWIQEIENQERSAADRDAATALEAIRVSLSAEQSMQEKRRIVLE